The Immundisolibacter cernigliae genome has a window encoding:
- a CDS encoding arylesterase, whose protein sequence is MATPWARITCVLLLLLAGCSRAATPLPAGSILVLGDSLSAGYGLPDGAAWPVLLAAALREQQLPWTLVNAAISGDTSAGGLARLPALLDRQRPVLVLIELGANDALRGQPLNATAANLRAMVEAAQATGARVGLIGMQIPPNFGPIYTRQFRDLFKEVAREANIPLLDFLLEPVAADPAMFQEDGIHPTAAAQEPIADHVAQWLQATFGLPDLTPAGKAP, encoded by the coding sequence TTGGCGACTCCCTGGGCGCGTATCACCTGCGTCTTGCTCCTGTTGTTGGCCGGCTGCTCGCGGGCCGCGACGCCCCTGCCGGCCGGATCGATCCTGGTGCTGGGCGACAGCCTGAGCGCCGGCTACGGACTGCCGGACGGCGCCGCCTGGCCGGTCCTGCTGGCCGCTGCGCTGCGCGAACAACAGCTGCCGTGGACCCTGGTCAATGCCGCCATCAGCGGCGACACCAGCGCCGGCGGGCTGGCCCGGCTGCCGGCGCTGCTGGACCGCCAGCGGCCGGTGCTGGTGCTGATCGAGCTGGGCGCCAACGACGCCCTGCGCGGTCAGCCGCTGAACGCCACCGCTGCCAACCTGCGCGCCATGGTCGAGGCCGCGCAGGCGACCGGCGCCCGGGTGGGCCTGATCGGCATGCAGATACCGCCCAACTTTGGCCCCATCTACACGCGCCAGTTCCGCGATCTGTTCAAGGAAGTGGCGCGCGAGGCGAATATCCCGCTGCTGGATTTCCTGCTCGAACCGGTGGCCGCCGACCCGGCCATGTTCCAGGAGGACGGCATCCACCCCACCGCCGCGGCCCAGGAGCCGATCGCAGACCATGTGGCGCAGTGGCTGCAGGCCACCTTCGGCCTGCCGGATCTGACCCCGGCCGGCAAGGCGCCCTGA
- a CDS encoding glutamine--tRNA ligase/YqeY domain fusion protein has product MNAADRPTPTNFIRQIVEDDLASGKHRTVVTRFPPEPNGYLHIGHAKSICLNFGLAQEFGGVCHLRFDDTNPAKEDIEYVEAIERDVRWLGFDWGDKLFHASDYFQQLHDYALHLIRAGKAYVCSLSAEETRAWRGTLTEPGRDSPYRTRSVEENLDLFARMRAGEFPDGAHVLRAKIDMAAPNLNLRDPVLYRIKHAPHPLTGDAWCIYPMYDYAHCVSDALEGITHSLCTLEFEDHRALYDWILDQLPVPCHPRQIEFSRLNLSYTVMSKRRLHELVEGGHVHGWDDPRLPTLSGLRRRGVPAAAIRDFCGRVGVTRKENVIDVVQLETCIREALEQDALRALAVLRPLKVVIENYPADQTDWLDAPNHPQRPELGSRQLPFGREIYIERDDFMLDPPKDFHRLAPGREVRLRFAYFIRCERVVTDPASGQVLELICSYDPATRGGNAPDGRKVKGTLHWADARHAVRAQVRLYDRLFAVPDPAGEADYLAQRNPDSLQVLTDCLLEPALTDASGAYQFERLGYFAPDPDSRPDAPVWNRTVSLRDTWAKVAARG; this is encoded by the coding sequence ATGAACGCTGCCGACCGCCCGACGCCGACCAACTTCATCCGCCAGATCGTCGAGGATGATCTGGCCAGCGGCAAACACCGGACGGTGGTCACCCGCTTTCCGCCGGAGCCCAACGGCTACCTGCACATCGGTCATGCCAAGTCGATTTGTCTGAATTTCGGCCTGGCGCAGGAGTTCGGTGGCGTCTGCCATCTGCGCTTCGACGACACCAACCCGGCCAAGGAGGACATCGAGTACGTGGAGGCCATCGAGCGGGACGTGCGCTGGCTGGGCTTCGACTGGGGCGACAAGCTGTTCCATGCCTCGGACTACTTCCAGCAGCTGCACGACTACGCGCTGCACCTGATTCGCGCCGGCAAGGCCTACGTGTGCAGCCTGAGCGCCGAGGAAACCCGCGCCTGGCGCGGCACGCTGACCGAGCCCGGCCGCGACAGCCCGTACCGCACGCGCAGCGTGGAGGAGAACCTGGACCTGTTCGCCCGCATGCGGGCCGGGGAGTTCCCGGACGGCGCGCATGTGCTGCGGGCCAAAATCGACATGGCGGCGCCGAACCTTAACCTGCGCGATCCGGTGCTGTACCGCATCAAGCACGCGCCGCACCCGCTGACCGGCGATGCCTGGTGCATCTATCCCATGTACGACTACGCGCACTGCGTGTCGGACGCGCTGGAGGGCATCACCCACTCGCTGTGCACGCTGGAATTCGAGGACCACCGCGCGCTGTACGACTGGATTCTCGACCAGCTGCCGGTGCCCTGCCACCCGCGCCAGATCGAGTTCTCGCGCCTTAACCTTTCCTACACGGTGATGAGCAAGCGCCGCCTGCACGAGCTGGTGGAAGGCGGCCACGTGCACGGCTGGGACGATCCGCGCCTGCCGACGCTGTCCGGCCTGCGTCGGCGCGGCGTGCCGGCGGCGGCCATCCGCGACTTCTGCGGCCGGGTGGGCGTGACGCGCAAGGAGAACGTGATCGACGTGGTGCAGCTCGAAACCTGCATCCGCGAGGCGCTGGAGCAGGACGCGCTGCGGGCACTGGCCGTGCTGCGGCCGCTGAAAGTGGTGATCGAGAACTACCCGGCCGACCAGACCGACTGGCTGGACGCGCCCAACCATCCGCAGCGGCCGGAGCTTGGCAGCCGCCAGCTGCCGTTCGGGCGCGAGATCTACATCGAGCGCGACGATTTCATGCTCGACCCGCCCAAGGACTTTCACCGCCTGGCCCCGGGCCGCGAGGTGCGCCTGCGCTTTGCCTATTTCATCCGCTGCGAGCGGGTAGTGACCGATCCGGCCAGCGGCCAGGTTCTGGAACTGATCTGCAGCTACGACCCGGCCACCCGCGGCGGCAACGCCCCGGACGGGCGCAAGGTGAAAGGCACCCTCCACTGGGCCGATGCCAGGCACGCTGTGCGTGCGCAGGTGCGCCTGTACGACCGCCTGTTCGCGGTGCCGGACCCGGCCGGAGAGGCCGATTACCTGGCCCAGCGCAATCCGGACTCGCTGCAGGTGCTGACCGACTGCCTGCTGGAACCGGCCCTGACTGACGCGAGCGGCGCTTATCAGTTCGAGCGCCTGGGCTATTTCGCGCCCGACCCGGACAGCCGGCCGGACGCGCCGGTGTGGAACCGCACCGTGTCCTTGCGCGACACTTGGGCCAAGGTGGCGGCGCGGGGGTGA
- the minC gene encoding septum site-determining protein MinC encodes MAASPPFRLKGSLVTLSILKPLSTDLSAIDAGLAAKVAQAPALFDRAPLLLDLADLPDAEALDLPGLRALVARLGFVPVAVRGGGDTVASAAAALGLGVLGEGRLPPDAEPAPPPAQEEPLPPSATANDASGPDAAAQIAPAPTRLITQTVRSGQQVYSRGDLIVLAGVSPGAELLADGHIHVYGPLRGRALAGLRGNTQARIYCRALEAELIAVAGCFQVAEDIDPALRGRPAQVFLEGEDLVTAPL; translated from the coding sequence ATGGCCGCGAGTCCACCGTTCCGGCTCAAGGGCAGCCTTGTGACGCTGTCCATACTGAAGCCGCTGAGCACCGATTTGTCCGCAATAGACGCCGGCCTGGCCGCCAAGGTGGCGCAGGCGCCGGCCCTGTTCGACCGCGCGCCGCTGTTGCTGGACCTGGCCGATCTGCCCGACGCAGAGGCCCTGGACCTGCCAGGTCTGCGCGCGCTGGTGGCGCGGCTGGGCTTCGTGCCGGTCGCGGTGCGCGGCGGCGGCGACACGGTGGCCAGCGCCGCCGCGGCACTGGGCCTTGGCGTGCTGGGCGAAGGCCGTCTGCCGCCGGACGCTGAGCCGGCACCGCCGCCGGCCCAGGAAGAACCGCTGCCCCCATCCGCCACCGCGAACGATGCAAGCGGGCCGGACGCGGCAGCCCAGATCGCCCCCGCGCCGACGCGGCTCATCACCCAGACCGTGCGCTCCGGACAGCAGGTCTACTCGCGCGGTGACCTGATCGTGCTGGCCGGCGTCAGCCCCGGCGCGGAGCTGCTGGCCGATGGCCACATTCATGTTTACGGCCCGCTGCGTGGGCGGGCGCTGGCGGGGCTTCGTGGCAACACGCAGGCGCGCATCTACTGCCGCGCGCTGGAGGCCGAGCTGATCGCCGTCGCCGGCTGTTTTCAGGTCGCCGAGGACATCGACCCGGCCCTGCGCGGGCGCCCGGCGCAGGTGTTCCTCGAGGGCGAGGATCTGGTCACGGCGCCCTTGTAA
- a CDS encoding adenosylmethionine--8-amino-7-oxononanoate transaminase: protein MNNADFVARDLAVLWHPCTQMQDHEWLPLVPIRRGAGVWLEDFDGRRYLDAISSWWVNLFGHANPYISGAVARQAGQLEHVIFGGFSHEPALLLAERLVALAPPSLARCFFADNGSSAVEVALKMSYHYWRNCGVVGKSRVINLSGAYHGETLGALGVGDVGLYRDAYAELLRAPITAPSPDAYDRQPGESWADVAQRRLADMQALLEGHAHEVCAVIVEPLVQCAGGMRMHHPAYLTGLRALCDHYRVHLIADEIAVGFGRTGTLFACEQAGIAPDFLCLSKGLTGGYLPLAAVLTTDTVYQAFYADYASQRAFLHSHSYSGNPLGCAAAQATLDIFASEPVLERNRTLAAAMARETAHLVDHPHVAEVRQTGMILAIELVQDKATRTPYPWQERRGLRVYQHGLREGVLLRPLGNVVYFMPPYVITEDEIALLARVACAGIDLAVRQ from the coding sequence CGAGTGGCTGCCGCTGGTGCCGATCCGCCGCGGCGCCGGAGTGTGGCTGGAGGACTTCGACGGCCGGCGCTACCTGGACGCCATCAGCTCGTGGTGGGTGAACCTGTTCGGGCATGCCAATCCGTACATTTCTGGCGCTGTCGCCCGGCAGGCGGGACAGCTCGAACACGTCATCTTCGGCGGCTTTTCGCACGAGCCGGCACTGCTGCTGGCCGAGCGACTGGTGGCGCTGGCGCCGCCGTCCCTGGCGCGCTGTTTTTTTGCCGACAACGGTTCGTCCGCGGTGGAGGTGGCGCTCAAGATGAGCTACCACTACTGGCGCAACTGCGGCGTTGTCGGCAAATCCCGCGTCATCAACCTGAGCGGCGCCTACCACGGCGAGACGCTGGGCGCGCTGGGCGTGGGCGACGTCGGTCTGTACCGCGATGCCTACGCCGAGCTGCTGCGCGCACCGATCACGGCGCCCTCGCCGGATGCCTACGACCGCCAGCCCGGCGAGAGCTGGGCCGATGTGGCGCAGCGGCGCCTGGCCGACATGCAGGCCCTGCTCGAAGGTCACGCGCACGAGGTGTGCGCGGTCATCGTGGAGCCACTGGTGCAGTGTGCCGGTGGCATGCGCATGCACCACCCGGCGTACCTGACCGGCCTGCGGGCGCTGTGCGACCACTACCGGGTGCATCTGATCGCCGACGAGATCGCGGTCGGCTTCGGGCGCACCGGCACGCTGTTCGCCTGCGAGCAGGCCGGCATTGCGCCGGATTTTCTGTGCCTGTCCAAGGGCCTGACCGGCGGCTATTTGCCGCTGGCTGCGGTGCTGACCACGGACACCGTGTACCAGGCCTTCTACGCCGACTACGCCAGCCAGCGCGCCTTCCTGCACTCGCACAGTTACAGCGGCAATCCGCTCGGCTGCGCCGCCGCGCAGGCCACGCTGGACATCTTCGCCAGCGAACCGGTGCTCGAGCGCAACCGCACCCTGGCCGCGGCGATGGCGCGCGAGACGGCGCATCTGGTGGACCATCCGCACGTGGCCGAGGTGCGCCAGACCGGCATGATCCTGGCCATCGAGCTGGTGCAGGACAAGGCCACCCGCACGCCGTATCCGTGGCAGGAACGCCGCGGCTTGCGCGTCTATCAGCATGGCCTGCGCGAGGGCGTGCTGCTGCGTCCGCTCGGCAACGTCGTCTACTTCATGCCGCCGTATGTCATCACCGAGGACGAAATTGCCCTGCTGGCGCGGGTGGCCTGCGCCGGCATCGATCTTGCTGTTCGGCAGTAG
- a CDS encoding ABC transporter permease, giving the protein MSELGTAGRLLRGELRRPDPLLLAMLLAVAVGVAALTSVSGFAQRVQAAIDARAATLLGGSVRITAQRDLRPVAASLPSALRPATTVLELPTMAAAGERLRLVELKAVDAAYPLLGELLIADQGARRAPAPGTVWVEPVLLAQLGIAVGDRVELGYSAFTVAGVIANEPDRTAGAFSIGPRVLMNLADLPATRLVSPQSRVRSRLLYNPSPNAAGGLVAALKAAVPANTTVETADEGLDETRTMTRQAADFLRLVALAGVVLAAAAVVLSASNLTEKRLPAAATLKALGASRRLVLLTYAGLVAAVALLGGLSGAAAGSVLERLLPVLLSGLVPADLPPADVRMLPIAVLLALLVALAVAAPPLLRLGATPPAAVLRAPAQGEVERGFARTEGAGLVLALLLCGAVYAWLSGSVQRGLLGIGVLLSAALLFGVGARVLARAARRLSHRGPFAWRYAAAAFGRAPAHTVLAVAALGFGVLAILTPALVQTDLLRQWQMRVPPGAPNRFLIDVQPDQRDTVAQLLAAGGAQDVDLRPMVRARLAAIDGQPPPAAQNERARRFLERENNLTWRADPEPGNRLTAGTWWGGAVPEPQISLEQEWAAALGVALGDTLTFEVSGQQVTGTVTSLREVNWESLRSNFFVVFSPGALDALPATYVTSYHVDPDRADALLRTLVQRFPNLTVIDLDAMTATLQGLVAQLSRATGFLAGFTLLAGLAVLLAAVLAERTRLLTEAAVLRTLGASRRQLGAVYNLRFALLGGAAALLGSGAAVAAGALACAHYLEVPYRPNAGTLLGALLLATALVTLTGRLGARRVLATPPAQSLRGE; this is encoded by the coding sequence ATGTCTGAGCTTGGCACCGCCGGCCGCTTGCTGCGCGGCGAACTGCGCCGGCCCGATCCGCTGCTGCTGGCCATGCTGCTGGCGGTGGCGGTGGGCGTGGCGGCACTGACCAGCGTCAGCGGCTTTGCGCAGCGCGTGCAGGCGGCCATCGACGCGCGCGCCGCGACCCTGCTCGGCGGCTCGGTGCGGATCACCGCCCAGCGCGATTTGCGGCCGGTCGCCGCCAGCCTGCCGTCCGCCCTGCGGCCGGCCACGACGGTGCTGGAGCTGCCCACCATGGCAGCGGCCGGCGAGCGCCTGCGCCTGGTCGAGCTCAAGGCCGTGGACGCCGCCTACCCACTGCTTGGCGAGCTGCTGATCGCCGATCAGGGGGCGCGCCGCGCGCCGGCGCCCGGCACGGTATGGGTGGAGCCGGTATTGCTGGCGCAGCTGGGCATCGCGGTGGGCGATCGGGTCGAGCTTGGCTACAGCGCGTTTACTGTGGCGGGCGTCATCGCCAACGAACCGGACCGTACGGCCGGGGCCTTCAGCATTGGCCCGCGGGTGCTGATGAACCTGGCTGATCTGCCGGCCACGCGCCTGGTATCGCCGCAAAGCCGGGTGCGCAGCCGGCTGCTGTACAACCCCTCGCCCAACGCCGCCGGCGGTCTGGTGGCGGCGCTCAAGGCCGCCGTACCCGCCAATACGACCGTGGAGACGGCCGACGAGGGTCTCGACGAAACGCGCACCATGACCCGCCAGGCAGCCGATTTTTTGCGCCTGGTGGCCCTGGCCGGCGTGGTGCTGGCGGCGGCGGCGGTGGTGCTGTCGGCGTCCAACCTCACCGAAAAGCGCCTGCCGGCGGCGGCGACATTGAAAGCGCTCGGCGCCAGCCGGCGGCTGGTGCTGCTGACCTATGCCGGGCTGGTGGCCGCCGTGGCGCTGCTGGGCGGCTTGTCCGGTGCAGCGGCCGGCAGCGTTCTGGAACGGTTGCTGCCCGTCCTGCTCAGCGGCCTGGTGCCCGCCGACCTGCCGCCGGCCGATGTGCGCATGCTGCCGATAGCCGTGCTGCTGGCACTGCTGGTGGCGCTGGCCGTGGCCGCGCCGCCGCTGCTGCGCCTGGGCGCGACGCCGCCCGCGGCGGTGCTGCGCGCGCCTGCGCAAGGCGAGGTCGAGCGCGGCTTTGCGCGCACCGAGGGCGCTGGCCTGGTGCTGGCCTTGCTGCTGTGCGGCGCCGTCTACGCGTGGCTCAGCGGCAGCGTCCAGCGCGGCCTGCTGGGCATCGGTGTGCTGCTCAGCGCCGCGCTGCTGTTCGGCGTCGGCGCGCGGGTGCTGGCGCGGGCGGCGCGGCGCCTGTCGCATCGCGGGCCGTTTGCCTGGCGCTACGCGGCGGCTGCCTTCGGGCGGGCACCGGCGCATACCGTGCTGGCGGTGGCGGCGCTCGGCTTTGGCGTGCTCGCCATCCTGACCCCGGCGCTGGTGCAGACCGACCTGCTGCGCCAGTGGCAGATGCGCGTGCCGCCGGGCGCGCCCAATCGCTTTCTGATCGACGTCCAGCCGGACCAGCGGGACACGGTGGCGCAACTGCTGGCCGCGGGTGGCGCCCAAGACGTCGACCTGCGGCCGATGGTGCGGGCGCGCCTGGCCGCCATCGACGGCCAGCCGCCGCCGGCGGCGCAAAACGAACGGGCGCGGCGCTTTCTGGAGCGCGAGAACAACCTCACCTGGCGAGCCGATCCGGAGCCCGGCAATCGCCTGACCGCCGGTACTTGGTGGGGCGGTGCCGTGCCCGAACCGCAAATCTCGCTGGAACAGGAATGGGCGGCGGCGCTGGGCGTGGCTCTGGGCGACACGCTCACCTTCGAGGTCAGCGGCCAGCAGGTGACCGGCACCGTCACCAGCCTGCGCGAGGTCAACTGGGAGAGCCTGCGCAGCAATTTCTTCGTCGTGTTCTCGCCCGGCGCGCTGGACGCCCTGCCGGCGACCTACGTCACCAGTTACCACGTCGATCCGGACCGGGCCGACGCGCTACTGCGCACGCTGGTGCAGCGCTTTCCGAACCTGACCGTGATCGACCTGGACGCGATGACCGCCACCCTGCAGGGGCTGGTCGCGCAGTTGTCCCGCGCCACCGGTTTTCTGGCCGGCTTCACGCTGCTGGCGGGCCTGGCCGTACTGCTGGCGGCGGTGCTGGCCGAGCGCACTCGCCTGCTGACCGAAGCGGCCGTACTGCGCACGCTGGGCGCCAGCCGCCGGCAACTGGGCGCGGTCTACAACCTGCGCTTTGCCTTGCTGGGCGGCGCGGCGGCCTTGCTGGGCAGCGGCGCGGCAGTGGCGGCGGGCGCCCTGGCGTGCGCCCATTACCTTGAAGTTCCCTACCGGCCGAACGCCGGCACACTGCTGGGCGCACTCCTGCTGGCCACGGCACTGGTCACGTTGACCGGCCGCCTGGGCGCGCGCCGCGTGCTGGCCACGCCGCCGGCGCAAAGCCTGCGCGGGGAGTGA
- the minD gene encoding septum site-determining protein MinD → MARIIVTTSGKGGVGKTTTSAAFGTGLALRGHKTVVIDFDVGLRNLDLIMGVERRVVYDFVNVIHGEAQLNQALIRDKRVDGLAILAASQTRDKDALTLDGVQRVLDELAKEFDYIVCDSPAGIEKGAHLAMYFADEAIVVTNPEVSSVRDSDRILGLLASKTRAAEQGGRVREHLVVTRYSPKRVGKGEMLSLDDMGDILGIPLLGVIPESPSVLAASNAGTPVILDQASDAAQAYADTVARFLGEEKPLRFITEERGLLRRLFGARA, encoded by the coding sequence TTGGCACGCATCATCGTCACCACGTCCGGCAAGGGAGGGGTCGGCAAGACGACCACCAGCGCCGCGTTTGGCACCGGCCTGGCCCTGCGCGGGCACAAGACCGTCGTGATCGACTTCGACGTCGGGCTGCGCAACCTGGACCTCATCATGGGCGTCGAGCGGCGCGTGGTGTACGACTTCGTGAATGTCATCCACGGCGAGGCGCAGCTGAATCAGGCGCTGATCCGCGACAAGCGGGTCGATGGCCTGGCCATCCTGGCCGCCTCACAAACCCGCGACAAGGACGCCCTGACCCTGGACGGCGTGCAGCGGGTGCTGGACGAGCTGGCGAAGGAGTTCGATTACATCGTCTGCGACTCGCCGGCCGGCATCGAGAAGGGCGCGCACCTGGCCATGTACTTCGCCGACGAGGCGATCGTGGTCACCAATCCGGAGGTGTCCTCGGTGCGCGACTCCGACCGCATCCTGGGCCTGCTGGCCAGCAAGACGCGGGCCGCCGAGCAGGGCGGGCGGGTGCGCGAGCACCTGGTGGTCACGCGCTACTCGCCAAAGCGCGTCGGCAAGGGCGAGATGCTGAGCCTGGACGACATGGGCGACATCCTGGGCATCCCGCTGCTGGGCGTGATTCCGGAGTCGCCCAGCGTGCTGGCGGCGTCCAACGCCGGCACGCCGGTGATCCTGGATCAGGCCAGCGACGCCGCGCAGGCTTACGCCGACACCGTGGCGCGCTTTCTGGGCGAGGAGAAACCGCTGCGCTTCATCACCGAAGAGCGCGGCCTGCTGCGCCGACTGTTCGGAGCACGCGCGTGA
- the minE gene encoding cell division topological specificity factor MinE, whose translation MRIFDFLRNGRNKANASLARERLQIVVAHQRREAGRPPYFASLQRDLLEVVRRYVTVDDSAVKVDVEHLGDCDILELNITLPDQPAAGARG comes from the coding sequence GTGAGAATCTTCGATTTCCTGCGCAACGGGCGCAACAAGGCCAACGCCTCGCTGGCCAGGGAACGGCTGCAGATCGTGGTCGCCCACCAGCGGCGCGAAGCCGGCCGGCCGCCGTATTTCGCCAGCCTGCAGCGCGACCTGCTGGAAGTGGTACGGCGCTACGTGACCGTCGACGACAGCGCGGTCAAGGTGGACGTGGAGCACCTGGGCGACTGCGACATCCTGGAACTGAACATCACCCTGCCGGATCAGCCGGCGGCCGGCGCGCGCGGCTGA
- the pgi gene encoding glucose-6-phosphate isomerase has protein sequence MTPAQFSSAWQTVAAARTRLAGCRMTDLFAADPQRAARLTLDVAGLHVDLSKHLLDDAALAALLALAEAAELPRWRTALFAGEPINNSEGRPALHTALRDASPEPILVNGQDIKPGVAAMRRQIADLADAVRSGRRVGASGQRFTRVVNLGIGGSYWGPALALEALHELATPDIRIDFVSNVDPAPLKRLLAQCEPERTLFLVSSKSFGTTETLYNYQAARAFMTGQLAEGVDRHFVAVTASPDKARALGFAHDAIVTFPEWVGGRYSLWSAIGLPAAIGLGAQCFAQLLEGAAAMDRHFLSAPPAHNLPLLLGLLDVWYASFWGFGSRALLPYDQGLRLLPTYVQQLAMESDGKGVDRDGQPLDYPTCPVIWGGNGNDGEHTFYQLLHQGPATIPAEFLVCTRPDVELPGHRQRLVAQCLAQAEALLTGFDAPDKPHARCPGNRPSTMFLLPGMTPQLLGALLACHEHRTFTSGVLWRVNPFDQFGVELGKRLAGTLERELGGQGVPGAAHDASTAALLDSARGRLGD, from the coding sequence ATGACACCCGCCCAATTCTCATCCGCCTGGCAGACCGTCGCCGCCGCACGCACCCGCCTGGCCGGCTGCCGCATGACCGACCTGTTCGCCGCCGATCCGCAGCGGGCGGCGCGGCTCACGCTGGACGTGGCCGGCCTGCACGTGGATCTGTCCAAGCATCTGCTGGACGATGCGGCCCTGGCCGCGCTGCTCGCGCTGGCCGAGGCGGCCGAATTGCCGCGCTGGCGCACGGCGCTGTTTGCCGGTGAGCCGATCAACAACAGCGAGGGCCGCCCGGCCCTGCACACGGCGCTGCGCGATGCATCGCCCGAACCGATCCTGGTGAACGGGCAGGACATCAAGCCGGGCGTGGCCGCCATGCGTCGGCAGATCGCGGATCTGGCCGACGCGGTGCGCAGCGGGCGGCGCGTCGGCGCCAGCGGGCAGCGCTTCACGCGGGTGGTGAACCTTGGCATTGGCGGTTCCTACTGGGGCCCGGCGCTGGCGCTGGAAGCCCTGCATGAACTCGCCACGCCGGATATCCGCATCGATTTCGTCTCCAACGTCGACCCGGCGCCGCTCAAGCGCCTGCTGGCGCAATGCGAGCCCGAACGCACGCTGTTTCTGGTGTCCTCCAAGAGCTTTGGCACCACCGAGACGCTCTACAACTACCAGGCCGCGCGCGCCTTCATGACCGGGCAGCTGGCCGAGGGGGTCGACCGGCATTTCGTCGCCGTCACCGCCAGTCCGGACAAGGCGCGCGCGCTGGGCTTTGCGCACGACGCGATCGTCACCTTTCCCGAGTGGGTCGGTGGACGCTATTCGCTGTGGTCGGCGATCGGCCTGCCGGCGGCCATCGGCCTGGGCGCGCAGTGCTTCGCGCAGTTGCTGGAAGGCGCCGCGGCCATGGACAGGCACTTCCTGAGCGCCCCGCCGGCGCACAACCTGCCGCTGCTGCTGGGGCTGCTGGACGTCTGGTACGCCAGTTTCTGGGGCTTCGGCAGCCGCGCGCTGTTGCCGTATGACCAGGGGCTGCGCCTGTTGCCGACCTACGTCCAGCAGCTGGCGATGGAAAGCGACGGCAAGGGCGTGGACCGCGACGGCCAGCCGCTCGACTACCCCACCTGCCCGGTCATCTGGGGCGGCAACGGCAACGACGGCGAACACACCTTCTACCAGTTGCTGCATCAGGGCCCGGCCACCATCCCGGCCGAGTTCCTGGTCTGCACCCGGCCCGATGTGGAGCTGCCCGGCCACCGCCAGCGCCTGGTCGCCCAGTGCCTGGCGCAGGCCGAGGCGCTGCTCACCGGCTTTGATGCACCCGACAAGCCGCATGCCCGCTGCCCCGGCAACCGGCCGAGCACGATGTTCCTGCTGCCGGGCATGACGCCGCAGCTGCTGGGCGCGCTGCTGGCCTGCCACGAGCACCGAACCTTCACCAGCGGCGTGCTGTGGCGGGTCAATCCGTTCGATCAGTTCGGGGTGGAGCTGGGCAAGCGCCTGGCCGGCACGCTGGAGCGGGAGCTGGGAGGGCAGGGCGTGCCCGGCGCCGCGCACGATGCTTCCACCGCCGCGCTGCTGGACAGTGCCCGCGGCCGGCTCGGCGACTGA
- a CDS encoding ABC transporter ATP-binding protein: MIRAQGVAKWVTSPQGRLDILQPVDLAIARGERCAIVGPSGSGKTTLLALLAGLDVPSAGRLWLADQELTALDEDARAALRREQVGFVFQNFQLLGNLSALDNVALPLELRGERDARERARDMLERVGLAQRARHYPPTLSGGEQQRVALARAFVGQPRVLFADEPTGSLDRASAQAVLELMFDLNRAAGTTLVVVTHDEALAARVDRRLALDAGRLTEHV, translated from the coding sequence GTGATACGCGCCCAGGGAGTCGCCAAGTGGGTTACCTCGCCGCAGGGAAGGCTGGACATACTACAACCCGTCGATTTGGCGATTGCGCGCGGTGAGCGCTGTGCCATCGTCGGCCCGTCGGGCAGCGGCAAGACCACGCTGCTGGCCCTGCTGGCGGGCCTGGATGTGCCCAGCGCCGGGCGCTTGTGGCTGGCCGACCAGGAACTGACCGCGCTGGACGAGGATGCCCGCGCGGCGCTGCGCCGCGAGCAGGTCGGCTTCGTGTTCCAGAACTTCCAGCTGCTCGGCAACCTGAGTGCGCTGGACAACGTGGCGCTGCCGCTGGAGCTGCGCGGTGAGCGCGATGCCCGCGAGCGTGCCCGCGACATGCTCGAACGCGTCGGTCTTGCCCAGCGCGCCCGGCACTATCCGCCGACCCTGTCTGGCGGCGAGCAGCAGCGGGTGGCACTGGCGCGGGCCTTCGTCGGCCAGCCGCGGGTGTTGTTTGCCGATGAGCCGACCGGCAGCCTGGACCGTGCCAGCGCGCAGGCGGTGCTGGAGCTGATGTTCGACCTGAACCGCGCCGCCGGCACCACGCTGGTGGTGGTCACGCATGACGAGGCGCTGGCCGCGCGCGTCGACCGGCGCCTGGCACTCGACGCCGGACGGCTGACCGAACATGTCTGA